The Helicobacter kayseriensis DNA window GATTTTCTTTGATTTCTTTAAGCATCAAATCTTTACCAAACTCAGCCAAATGAGGAATATTTTCTTCCTCAAAATAAGAGGAGCCAAATTGCGCAATTGCCTTATGTGCAATTTCAGAAATATACTCTCCTCGATAGTATTGCTCTGGATATTCTACGGGAATATTTAAAATCTCTCTTCCAGCTAACAAAATAGAAAGCCCAAGCATTGAGATTTGCGATCCAGCATCATTAATATAGTATTCGCTCTGAATCTCATATCCTGAAAATTTCCCCAATCTTAGCAAAGTATCGCCATAAATAGCACCTCTTGCATGCCCAATATGAAGAGGACCCGTTGGATTGGCACTCACATACTCAAGCAAAATTGAGTGATTTTTTTTTAGAATCTCCTTTTGAAAATCCCCATCCAAAACAGAAGAAATCGACCAAAGAAGCAAAGGTTGCGAAAGAGTGAGATTAATGTAGCCATTAAGCGTTTCTACCTTTTCAAACAAAGGAGATGTTCGTAATTTTTCAGCGATCTCCTCACTCAGCACCTTTGGATTTTTTCTCTCAATCTTTGCAAGCATAAAGGCAATAGGAGTAGCAAAGTGTCCAAACTCCCTATTTTTTGGACGCTCCAAAACAACATCACAACCCAAAAGCTCATCAAGCTCTCGTTTGACCTTTAAATAAAGCATTAAGCTTGTTTTTCCTCAGTTTTTGTTGTAGCTTGGATATTGTCTTGAGCCTTGTTTTCTACATTTTTTGTGGCAATCTCTTCATCTTCATCTTCTTTCATTGCTTTTTTAAAATTTTTGATCCCACTTCCCATACCTTTAGCAAGCTCAGGAATCTTCTTTGCCCCAAAAAGCAAAATCACAATCAACAAAACAACCAAAATTTGCGTTGCACTTGGTGCCATGGTCACTCCTTCTAATCAATATAAAAATGTTTTTATTATACCCTTATTATTTTAC harbors:
- a CDS encoding twin-arginine translocase TatA/TatE family subunit, producing the protein MAPSATQILVVLLIVILLFGAKKIPELAKGMGSGIKNFKKAMKEDEDEEIATKNVENKAQDNIQATTKTEEKQA